In Shewanella glacialimarina, the genomic stretch ACGTATTTTTTACAGCGGTAAATACTGGTAATTCATTTCATTTAACGAGTATTGCTTGATGCGATTTTAAAGTGTTGTTGACCTAAATTTCGCCCTTTGCCGTCAAATCGTGTTTCATAGAAATCGATATGGCCGTGTTTATCTTTGAGGATAATAGTGGTTGAACGGGTACCATATTGTGGGTGTTGAATAAAGATAGAAGATAAATGGCGCTCCCACTCTAAGTCTAGGCCTGTGTTAGGGAGTAAGTTGTCAGCAGGTTGCGTGGTATCTTGCATAAAGCGCTGTAATTCATTAATGCTAATGTTATCGGTTTGCGCAATATACGACTGCAAAGCTTGTTGACCTAACGCCATTTTGGGCCACACATCATCCATATCACCATTACAAACAGCATGAAAACCTTGAGTTAACTGTGTGGTAGCAGCGCTTCGACTATTGAAGCAATGAAGGGTATTTCTATGTTCAAAAATTAGGTTGAATGGATTGTAATTCTGGCTATGTTCTTGCAACCATTGCGAGGTTATAGGCGGGTGAGGAGATGTTAGTGCGTTGATAACCAGTTCACCCCTTGAACGCACTCCATCCCGAAGGTCTTGAGTGCGTAAATTCGTCAGGCCAGCAAATTGGCCTGCTTGATTTACACCAAGCCAGGTTCCACCGGCTTGTAAATCTTTACCCGCCAGTATGTTTTGATCTGGAGGCCAAAACTGTGCAGGTTGAGTGGCGCGATGATGAAACTCATCTCTATTAGCACAAATGATTAAAGGATATTGAGGATGGCTTTCGATAGCGAAAAATAAAATACACATAAATTTCTCCTGTCATTTTTGCTGTTGCTAGCCGTTAGCTGACTCTAATCATTAATGATGGTGATGAGAATGTCCACCGCGTTGTTTATTGCTATGCTGATGAGCGGGTTTAAGATTTGCGATCATGCGGCTTAAAAATTTTCTTGGACCTAAACGCAGTAAACTTGCGCCAAATAGTAAACTGACTACCACTAAGCTTAATATATTGATTGATTCAGGCAGTTGCAGCACATAACTAGAGGTTAACGTGACTTGGTCTGCCACAATAAAGGCGCTCAGTA encodes the following:
- a CDS encoding NRDE family protein yields the protein MCILFFAIESHPQYPLIICANRDEFHHRATQPAQFWPPDQNILAGKDLQAGGTWLGVNQAGQFAGLTNLRTQDLRDGVRSRGELVINALTSPHPPITSQWLQEHSQNYNPFNLIFEHRNTLHCFNSRSAATTQLTQGFHAVCNGDMDDVWPKMALGQQALQSYIAQTDNISINELQRFMQDTTQPADNLLPNTGLDLEWERHLSSIFIQHPQYGTRSTTIILKDKHGHIDFYETRFDGKGRNLGQQHFKIASSNTR